The following are encoded in a window of Spiroplasma tabanidicola genomic DNA:
- a CDS encoding acyltransferase family protein, translating to MKNRVSSIELLRLFLAFFVIANHVWGENDSAPNLYFFTYLFPINMTHISTFAFITGFFLANKGKPKKLFKYVTTLIFYFAFNFIVSFFVEYFYYDVTSLSTIYNFTIEAWWYAFSIIFVFALYIFFSDKMAKLDWKVFLLILIILLITLSVFNNYTGWQATWLILVALFGSFSRLHLVNLMNKKWFLIVSILVLVITTIAMDVILSLGKIEDDELLKTSLFFKENNPLAFVLPLFIFTIFYNIKIKSKFINYISSFTLGIYLCMTIYNHLLYSLLSTYLIKLNDVELNFALIGLTLLIFITALVQTLIIEHLKKGIFIICDKNYWIKKKILIKEKEKLKKLSKH from the coding sequence ATGAAAAATCGAGTTTCTTCGATAGAGCTACTTAGATTATTTTTAGCATTTTTTGTTATTGCAAATCATGTTTGAGGAGAGAACGATAGTGCACCAAATTTATATTTTTTTACATATCTTTTTCCTATTAATATGACACACATTTCAACATTTGCTTTCATTACAGGATTTTTTTTGGCTAACAAAGGAAAACCAAAAAAATTATTTAAGTATGTTACAACTTTAATTTTTTATTTTGCTTTTAATTTCATAGTGTCATTTTTTGTAGAGTATTTTTATTATGATGTAACAAGTTTATCAACAATTTATAATTTTACTATTGAAGCTTGATGATATGCTTTTTCGATTATATTTGTTTTTGCATTATATATTTTCTTTTCAGATAAAATGGCAAAACTAGATTGAAAAGTTTTTCTGTTAATATTAATTATTTTACTTATAACTTTATCTGTTTTTAATAATTATACAGGATGACAAGCAACATGATTAATTTTAGTTGCACTATTTGGATCATTTTCAAGGTTACATTTAGTAAATCTAATGAATAAAAAATGGTTTTTAATTGTTAGTATTTTAGTTTTAGTAATTACAACAATTGCTATGGATGTTATATTAAGTTTAGGAAAAATAGAAGATGATGAATTATTAAAAACAAGTTTATTCTTTAAAGAAAATAATCCATTGGCCTTTGTTTTACCTTTATTTATTTTCACAATCTTTTATAACATAAAAATAAAAAGTAAATTTATAAATTACATTTCTTCATTTACCTTAGGAATATATTTATGTATGACAATTTATAATCATTTATTATATTCTTTACTAAGCACATATTTAATTAAGTTAAATGATGTAGAATTAAATTTTGCTTTAATAGGTTTAACATTATTAATTTTTATAACAGCATTAGTTCAAACTCTTATAATTGAGCATTTAAAAAAAGGTATATTTATAATTTGTGATAAAAATTATTGGATTAAAAAAAAGATATTGATAAAAGAAAAAGAAAAACTTAAAAAATTATCTAAACATTAA
- a CDS encoding winged helix-turn-helix transcriptional regulator: protein MEVCPVELSLKVLKNKWTIFIIRELLVSKKRFNELKKSLKGVTTKVLVETLKHLEQLNILNRNSNNEFPLKVTYSLTELGKSLKLVLDALSSWACENEEFIKFN, encoded by the coding sequence ATGGAAGTCTGCCCTGTTGAATTAAGTTTAAAAGTTTTAAAAAATAAATGAACTATTTTTATAATTCGTGAGTTATTAGTATCAAAAAAAAGATTTAACGAATTAAAAAAAAGCTTAAAAGGTGTCACTACAAAAGTTCTTGTAGAAACTTTAAAACATTTAGAACAATTAAATATTTTAAATCGAAATTCTAATAACGAGTTTCCTTTAAAAGTAACTTATTCATTAACTGAATTAGGAAAAAGTTTAAAATTGGTTTTAGATGCTTTATCATCATGAGCTTG
- a CDS encoding M17 family metallopeptidase, producing MITTNKKLHSITVKAITKDAKVNPVVILESGSLTLVSEDKTIYYCLDPKAKAKCLANAVSSIVGSAKYDLNVDVNSFLEIVEEKEGAFQAIVEQFLFLNHKPYEMKKEGSKQKSFDLIFDSKYQDEFNKAEIKLEFVNFARDLQDLPPNVGTSVIIANKIKEKASLIEGLKVSIMGRAEAEKLGMGSFLSVNDGSHVEGQIVVLEYCTDSSLPKTAYVGKGITFDSGGYNLKPSASLAGMKFDMSGCAIVSSTVMALAKAKAKCNVVAVGMLTDNRIGGHATLTESVVKSMNGQTIEIGNTDAEGRLVLVDGMTYAIRNLKAERLVTVATLTGAMTFSLGRWFTGTFTNNEEFLKEFNNAAKDANEPVWNLPLIKEHLKVMQTSKIADLSNTGNIREAGSSTAAAFLNAFSEEKPYIHLDIALTADRDGRGLAPMTRTLFEMLNK from the coding sequence ATGATAACTACAAATAAAAAATTACACAGTATAACTGTTAAAGCAATAACAAAAGATGCAAAAGTTAATCCAGTAGTAATATTAGAAAGTGGATCTTTGACTTTAGTATCAGAAGATAAAACAATTTATTATTGTTTAGATCCAAAAGCAAAAGCTAAATGTTTAGCAAATGCTGTAAGCTCAATTGTGGGATCAGCTAAATATGACTTGAATGTTGACGTTAATTCATTTTTAGAAATAGTTGAAGAAAAAGAAGGAGCATTTCAAGCAATAGTTGAGCAGTTTTTATTCTTAAACCATAAACCATATGAAATGAAAAAAGAAGGCTCAAAACAAAAATCATTTGATCTAATTTTTGATTCTAAATATCAAGATGAATTTAATAAAGCAGAAATTAAATTAGAATTTGTAAATTTTGCAAGAGACTTGCAAGACTTACCACCAAATGTTGGTACTTCAGTTATAATTGCAAACAAAATAAAAGAAAAAGCAAGCTTAATTGAGGGATTAAAAGTAAGTATAATGGGAAGAGCAGAAGCAGAAAAACTGGGAATGGGTTCATTCTTATCTGTAAATGACGGTTCGCATGTTGAAGGACAAATTGTTGTTTTAGAATATTGTACTGATAGTTCTTTACCAAAAACAGCTTATGTTGGAAAAGGAATCACATTTGACTCAGGAGGATATAACTTAAAACCTTCTGCATCATTGGCGGGAATGAAGTTTGATATGTCAGGTTGTGCGATTGTTAGTTCAACTGTAATGGCACTAGCAAAAGCAAAAGCAAAATGTAATGTTGTAGCAGTTGGTATGTTAACAGATAACAGAATCGGTGGGCATGCGACTTTAACCGAATCAGTAGTTAAATCAATGAACGGTCAAACCATTGAAATTGGAAATACAGATGCTGAGGGAAGATTAGTATTAGTTGATGGAATGACTTATGCTATTAGAAATTTGAAAGCAGAAAGATTAGTAACTGTTGCAACTTTAACAGGAGCAATGACTTTCTCATTAGGAAGATGATTTACAGGAACATTTACTAATAACGAAGAATTCTTAAAAGAATTTAATAATGCTGCAAAAGATGCAAATGAACCGGTGTGAAATTTACCTTTAATTAAAGAACATTTAAAAGTAATGCAAACCTCAAAAATTGCAGATTTATCAAACACAGGAAATATTAGAGAAGCAGGTTCTTCAACTGCAGCTGCATTTTTAAATGCGTTTAGTGAAGAAAAACCTTACATTCATTTAGACATTGCTTTAACAGCTGATAGAGATGGACGTGGACTTGCTCCAATGACAAGAACTTTATTTGAAATGTTGAATAAATAA
- a CDS encoding dicarboxylate/amino acid:cation symporter — MQILAENKNNILRDFLAISKWQSAVAILIFVALQIGFFIFLKKIKITFMYRVIIGMLIGLVFGIAIQAIIKFPDQETLSAGFKDSESNIYWVNELNIWSQFFKNIFIRGIYLLTIPVVFIAIFKITAKPGESGLARITLKGIALLLINVGVMFTITFFLGIVTKVGKGVFDEAAGSTPTGKDNIPLPQIIWNYLPENFFAALSTNTIIPVMVIAAIAGMSVKILAKRHKVEMAAIVKGSETAWKITSSMLSTFMKIMPLAVMSMISTSITARPIGELANIGKVIGVGYLGIVIAIVWLSLQIFLSRIKLGAWWRQAWRPLVQGFSTQSSNASLPVSLESLEKMKVSERVSSTVAPISTTMGLIACAGIQAGLATSILWTGSQVPHSMGLFTYFIISLFVTIVASLGIAGVPGTATVVTVGVIGGIGFSEFIAAVLAVITPLDGLFDMGRTGANVLGGVAASTIVAKSEGLIKEGSIILNSKEVEKQKQILFLKSLRDEYKNNILNSKKEYAKELKRIELTREEKNSLKNILISQQKDFKEAYLNKRKKFKEIKNK, encoded by the coding sequence ATGCAAATTTTAGCAGAGAATAAAAATAATATTCTAAGAGATTTTTTAGCTATTAGTAAATGACAATCTGCAGTCGCTATTCTAATTTTTGTTGCATTACAAATTGGATTTTTCATATTTTTAAAAAAAATAAAAATTACTTTTATGTACAGAGTTATTATAGGAATGCTTATAGGATTAGTTTTTGGAATTGCTATTCAAGCAATTATTAAGTTTCCTGATCAAGAAACTTTATCAGCAGGATTTAAAGATAGCGAAAGTAATATATATTGAGTTAACGAATTAAATATTTGATCTCAATTTTTTAAAAATATTTTTATTAGAGGAATTTATTTGCTTACAATTCCCGTGGTATTTATAGCAATATTTAAAATAACAGCTAAACCTGGAGAATCTGGTTTAGCAAGAATAACTTTAAAAGGAATTGCTCTACTTTTAATTAATGTTGGAGTGATGTTTACAATTACATTCTTTTTAGGGATTGTCACTAAGGTTGGTAAAGGTGTTTTTGATGAAGCAGCAGGATCAACTCCAACAGGAAAAGACAATATTCCTTTACCTCAAATTATTTGAAATTATTTACCAGAAAACTTTTTTGCAGCACTTTCAACAAACACTATCATACCTGTCATGGTTATTGCAGCTATTGCAGGAATGTCTGTTAAAATTTTAGCAAAGAGACACAAAGTTGAAATGGCAGCAATTGTTAAAGGTTCTGAAACCGCTTGAAAAATTACCTCATCAATGCTATCAACATTTATGAAAATAATGCCACTTGCTGTTATGTCAATGATCTCAACCTCAATTACTGCAAGACCAATTGGTGAACTTGCAAACATTGGAAAAGTAATTGGGGTTGGTTACCTAGGAATTGTTATTGCTATAGTTTGATTAAGTTTACAAATATTTTTATCAAGAATAAAATTAGGAGCATGATGGAGACAAGCATGAAGACCTTTAGTGCAAGGTTTTAGTACTCAATCATCAAATGCATCATTACCAGTCTCTCTTGAAAGTTTAGAAAAAATGAAAGTTTCAGAAAGAGTTTCAAGTACTGTTGCTCCAATTTCTACAACAATGGGATTGATTGCTTGTGCTGGTATTCAAGCTGGGTTAGCAACAAGTATTTTATGAACAGGATCACAGGTTCCACACTCAATGGGGTTATTTACTTACTTTATAATCTCTTTATTTGTAACAATAGTTGCATCACTTGGAATTGCAGGAGTACCTGGAACCGCAACTGTTGTAACAGTTGGGGTTATTGGAGGAATTGGATTTTCAGAATTTATTGCCGCTGTTTTAGCAGTCATCACACCACTTGATGGATTATTTGATATGGGAAGAACTGGTGCAAATGTTCTTGGTGGAGTTGCTGCTTCAACAATTGTTGCAAAGTCCGAAGGTTTAATAAAAGAAGGGTCAATAATTTTAAATTCTAAAGAAGTTGAAAAACAAAAACAAATATTATTTTTAAAAAGTTTAAGAGATGAATATAAAAATAACATTTTAAATAGCAAAAAAGAATATGCTAAGGAATTAAAAAGAATAGAGTTGACAAGAGAAGAAAAAAATAGTTTGAAAAATATTTTAATTAGTCAGCAAAAAGATTTTAAAGAAGCATATTTAAATAAAAGAAAAAAATTTAAAGAAATAAAAAATAAATAA
- a CDS encoding M17 family metallopeptidase yields MITCNQKSFNITLKAITKESDVNPLVIKENKEFTLISEEKTLYVCMCPKMTLFKMQAFILDFVKSNNMDLNVDLDSFVEIYQNKEEVLQLLVETFMFANHKQIEMKTEETKHKSYDLIFSAQYENIYENSKIKLEYQNFARDLQDLPPNLGTSITIADKIIEKAKENKEIKVTVYGKKEAVSYGMNLFLAVNAGSNIDPRIVVLEYCGDSSKPKTALVGKGITFDSGGYNLKPGNYLKNMKYDMSGAAVVSATVMALAKRKAKCNVVSVAMLTDNKIGGLATLPESIVKSMNGLNVEIADTDAEGRLVLADGMTYAIREAKAERLFTVATLTGSIFSALGKWQTGVFANNDEFFEEFNQGVLKAQERIWRMPLLSEHLEPLEFTKIADIASCELSNKDGAYSCTAAAFLNQFSEEKPYLHLDIAGTADFDARGLAPMQKSLYELLNK; encoded by the coding sequence ATGATCACATGTAATCAAAAGTCTTTTAATATCACATTAAAAGCAATAACAAAAGAGAGCGACGTAAATCCACTTGTTATTAAAGAAAATAAAGAGTTTACATTAATATCTGAAGAAAAGACTTTATATGTATGTATGTGCCCTAAAATGACTTTATTTAAAATGCAGGCATTTATCTTAGATTTTGTAAAATCAAATAATATGGATTTAAATGTTGATTTAGATTCTTTTGTAGAAATTTATCAAAACAAAGAAGAAGTATTGCAATTACTAGTTGAAACATTTATGTTTGCAAATCACAAGCAAATTGAAATGAAAACAGAAGAAACCAAACATAAATCATATGATTTAATATTTTCAGCACAGTATGAAAACATTTATGAAAATTCTAAAATTAAATTAGAGTATCAAAACTTTGCAAGAGATTTACAAGATTTGCCTCCAAATTTAGGAACATCAATAACTATTGCTGACAAGATTATTGAAAAAGCAAAAGAAAATAAAGAAATTAAAGTAACAGTTTATGGCAAAAAAGAAGCTGTAAGTTATGGAATGAATTTATTTTTAGCAGTTAATGCAGGATCAAATATTGATCCAAGAATTGTAGTTTTAGAATATTGTGGAGATTCAAGTAAACCGAAAACAGCATTAGTTGGAAAAGGAATAACTTTTGACTCTGGAGGATATAATTTAAAACCTGGAAACTACTTAAAAAATATGAAATATGATATGTCTGGAGCAGCAGTGGTAAGTGCAACTGTAATGGCTCTTGCTAAAAGAAAAGCAAAATGTAACGTTGTATCAGTTGCGATGTTAACCGATAATAAAATTGGTGGATTAGCAACACTTCCTGAATCAATTGTTAAATCAATGAATGGGTTAAATGTTGAAATTGCAGATACAGATGCTGAAGGAAGATTGGTTCTTGCTGACGGAATGACTTATGCAATTAGAGAAGCAAAAGCAGAAAGATTATTTACTGTTGCAACATTGACAGGATCAATATTTTCAGCATTAGGAAAATGACAAACAGGAGTGTTTGCAAATAATGATGAATTTTTTGAAGAATTTAATCAAGGAGTATTAAAAGCTCAAGAAAGAATATGAAGAATGCCGTTGTTAAGTGAACATTTAGAGCCACTTGAATTCACAAAAATTGCAGATATTGCAAGTTGTGAACTATCAAATAAAGATGGAGCATACTCATGTACAGCTGCTGCATTTTTAAATCAGTTTAGTGAAGAAAAACCATATCTTCACTTAGATATTGCAGGAACTGCTGACTTTGATGCTAGAGGTTTAGCGCCAATGCAAAAATCATTGTACGAATTATTAAATAAATAA
- a CDS encoding GIY-YIG nuclease family protein, whose product MKNDYDKKLWLIKKVKTSKLEKFKMISQEYCNKAISGVITKYQVYDVKSLEKLDSNISGVYIIFSLDLGNNLKFSYIGESKDIKKRWKSHINNYKNSKPAAKKLIYKEKDLNNIRFAILKQEEDQNKRLKKETYYIYQFRSKFTNINSKLANMKMRCDFGHGVKKTYLTYDKNKAKFRLYIFGVCKNKQCNNKFIIS is encoded by the coding sequence ATGAAAAATGATTATGATAAGAAACTTTGACTTATAAAAAAAGTAAAAACATCTAAACTAGAAAAATTTAAAATGATTAGTCAAGAGTATTGCAATAAGGCTATTAGTGGTGTTATTACAAAATATCAAGTTTATGATGTTAAAAGTTTAGAAAAACTAGATAGCAACATTTCAGGCGTATATATAATTTTTTCTTTAGATTTAGGTAATAATTTAAAGTTTAGTTATATTGGTGAATCAAAAGATATAAAAAAAAGATGAAAATCTCACATCAACAATTATAAAAATAGCAAACCTGCTGCAAAAAAGCTAATCTATAAAGAAAAAGATTTAAATAATATTAGATTTGCGATTTTAAAACAAGAAGAAGATCAAAACAAAAGATTAAAAAAAGAAACTTATTATATTTATCAGTTTCGCTCGAAGTTTACAAATATAAATTCAAAACTAGCTAATATGAAAATGAGATGTGATTTCGGACATGGTGTAAAAAAAACGTATTTAACTTATGATAAAAATAAGGCAAAGTTCAGACTTTATATTTTTGGAGTGTGTAAAAATAAGCAATGTAATAATAAATTTATAATTAGTTAG
- the tuf gene encoding elongation factor Tu translates to MAKESFDRSLPHVNIGTIGHVDHGKTTLTAAITKVLAEKGGAEFKDYANIDNAPEERERGITINTTHVEYKTDKRHYAHVDCPGHADYVKNMITGAAQMDGAILVVAATDGPMPQTREHILLSRQVGVPAIVVFLNKCDMVDDEELIDLVEMEVRDLLSSYDFDGDGAPVIKGSALGALNGDAKWVAKVEELMNAVDDYIPTPTRDKDKTFLMPVEDVFTITGRGTVATGRVERGIVKVNEEVEIVGLVEESKKVVVTGLEMFRKLLDFAEAGDNVGALLRGVNREDIERGQVLAKPGTIKPHTKLQASVYALTQEEGGRHKPFFNKYRPQFYFRTTDVTGEVKLPEGTDMVMPGDNVELTVELIKPIAVEQGTKFSIREGGRTIGAGSVISIVE, encoded by the coding sequence ATGGCAAAAGAATCATTTGACCGTAGTTTACCTCACGTTAACATTGGTACCATTGGACACGTTGACCACGGTAAAACTACTTTAACAGCTGCTATTACAAAAGTATTAGCCGAAAAAGGAGGAGCAGAATTTAAAGATTATGCAAACATCGACAATGCTCCTGAAGAAAGAGAACGTGGTATTACTATTAATACAACTCACGTTGAATATAAAACAGATAAAAGACACTACGCACACGTAGACTGTCCAGGGCATGCCGATTATGTTAAAAACATGATTACAGGTGCTGCACAAATGGATGGGGCTATCTTAGTTGTTGCTGCAACTGATGGACCTATGCCTCAAACAAGAGAACACATCTTACTATCAAGACAAGTCGGAGTTCCTGCAATTGTAGTATTCTTAAACAAATGTGACATGGTTGATGATGAAGAATTAATTGACTTAGTTGAAATGGAAGTTAGAGACTTATTATCAAGTTATGACTTTGATGGAGACGGAGCACCAGTTATTAAAGGTTCTGCTTTAGGAGCTTTAAACGGTGATGCTAAATGAGTTGCTAAAGTTGAAGAATTAATGAACGCAGTTGATGATTACATTCCAACTCCAACACGTGACAAAGATAAAACTTTCTTAATGCCAGTAGAAGACGTTTTCACAATTACAGGACGTGGAACTGTTGCTACAGGTAGAGTTGAAAGAGGAATTGTTAAAGTTAACGAAGAAGTTGAAATCGTTGGATTAGTTGAAGAAAGCAAAAAAGTTGTTGTTACAGGATTAGAAATGTTTAGAAAATTACTAGACTTTGCTGAAGCTGGAGATAACGTTGGAGCTTTATTAAGAGGGGTAAACAGAGAAGATATCGAACGTGGACAAGTTCTTGCAAAACCAGGAACAATTAAACCACATACTAAATTACAAGCTTCTGTTTATGCTTTAACTCAAGAAGAAGGTGGACGTCACAAACCATTCTTTAATAAATACCGTCCACAATTCTACTTCCGTACAACTGATGTTACTGGTGAAGTAAAATTACCAGAAGGAACAGATATGGTTATGCCTGGGGATAATGTTGAATTAACAGTTGAACTAATTAAACCAATTGCTGTTGAACAAGGTACTAAATTCTCAATCCGTGAAGGTGGAAGAACTATTGGTGCTGGAAGCGTAATTTCAATCGTTGAATAA
- a CDS encoding YwaF family protein has protein sequence MENLAWAIAIVLAVFMWASLSMFPNYYRNKKVYLTIRIVLVVFLLFTEVQRTVYLGPIHQQNYIENSNPTTYVGQQWYQNPINYFLLYFCTICSYVIIIILIFPNKLLMECFFPFMIMGPVVTFIFPTEKPLFWDSNFLNWFTFFFGHACIMFGALYMYLYGHTEYKFGKQALLKSMLTGLITVTLVEIYNLYFGTDFIVGEVTGAFGLKWPRPWVLVFILSVGNLYLWIGLSLTIFFKPIYKKDKDMKLHNTWWEELIIKIKTKYQNRIKKTN, from the coding sequence ATGGAAAATTTAGCATGAGCTATAGCTATAGTTTTAGCGGTTTTTATGTGAGCATCACTTTCGATGTTCCCAAACTATTATAGAAACAAAAAAGTTTATTTAACAATCCGAATTGTATTAGTAGTTTTCTTGCTTTTTACAGAAGTGCAAAGAACTGTATATTTAGGACCCATTCATCAACAAAATTATATTGAAAATAGTAATCCAACAACATATGTAGGACAACAATGGTATCAAAATCCGATAAATTATTTTTTATTATATTTTTGTACAATTTGCTCTTATGTAATAATAATTATCTTAATTTTTCCAAATAAACTTTTAATGGAATGTTTTTTTCCATTTATGATAATGGGACCAGTTGTAACATTTATATTCCCAACTGAAAAACCCTTATTTTGAGACTCCAACTTCTTAAATTGATTTACATTTTTCTTTGGACACGCTTGTATTATGTTTGGTGCACTATATATGTACTTATACGGACATACAGAGTATAAATTTGGAAAACAAGCACTTCTAAAATCAATGTTAACTGGTTTAATTACTGTTACACTTGTGGAAATATATAATTTATATTTTGGAACTGATTTCATTGTTGGAGAAGTAACTGGTGCATTTGGATTAAAATGACCTAGACCTTGAGTATTGGTGTTTATTTTATCTGTGGGTAACCTTTATTTATGAATCGGATTAAGTTTAACAATATTTTTTAAACCAATATATAAAAAAGACAAAGATATGAAATTACACAATACATGATGAGAAGAATTAATAATAAAAATTAAAACAAAATATCAAAATAGAATTAAAAAAACAAATTAG
- a CDS encoding ASCH domain-containing protein: MSIKVNDYWNKYLEKNKLSKSLKFTEAFYFGNTKEMADELGDLVARGIKTATTSCDVLYDLEKENKPKVGDISIVTDFKNNPICIIKNLKVTYLYFKDMTFDLCEKEGEDIDLNSWRKKHTAFFSDAFRKKTNNI; the protein is encoded by the coding sequence ATGAGTATTAAAGTTAATGATTATTGAAATAAGTATTTAGAAAAAAATAAATTAAGTAAGAGCTTAAAATTTACTGAAGCATTTTATTTTGGCAACACAAAAGAGATGGCTGATGAATTAGGTGATTTAGTTGCAAGAGGTATTAAAACTGCTACAACATCATGTGATGTTTTATATGATTTAGAAAAAGAAAATAAACCAAAAGTGGGAGATATATCTATAGTTACTGATTTTAAAAATAACCCTATATGCATAATTAAAAACTTAAAAGTTACTTATTTATATTTTAAAGATATGACTTTTGATTTATGCGAAAAAGAAGGGGAAGATATAGATTTAAATTCTTGAAGAAAAAAACATACTGCTTTTTTTAGTGATGCTTTTAGAAAAAAAACAAATAACATTTAG
- a CDS encoding CoA-disulfide reductase, with protein sequence MKIVILGGGATGMGVAAKVKRNDKNCEVLVIETGNYVSLGACGLPYYVGKNFDEPNMLFARTIEKFNESGIEIIINSKIKLIDLKNKKVVVNNKEITFDKLVIATGADAISPNIKGLNTIEHFKLTKFEDGLALRNIVEKKNINNILIVGSGFIGLELAENLKDLNKNVTMVEIEKDILSNLYDAEISELIKTTLEKNKINLMLNSFVNNFYKKENKVIANISDKEYEFDLVITATGFKPNTELLLNTGLNFYKNNAIIVDEFGKTNIEDVYAGGDCCAIMNKITNQFCYSPLATVASKQAKVIANNICKIESRFNGTIQSSIIRLFDKAIARCGLTVREANDLNIKTKVSYIKDKDHTHYLKGQSDVHLKLIMNEDTHELIGAQMFSHKDSILRFYSLATMVWSKIKVNEALEQIDLPYSPPFAKSFDIIHIAISKFI encoded by the coding sequence ATGAAAATAGTTATACTTGGTGGAGGAGCAACTGGAATGGGAGTTGCTGCTAAAGTTAAAAGAAATGATAAAAACTGTGAAGTTTTAGTAATTGAGACTGGAAATTATGTTTCATTAGGTGCATGCGGTTTGCCTTATTATGTAGGTAAAAATTTTGATGAACCAAACATGTTATTTGCAAGAACTATTGAAAAATTTAATGAATCAGGAATAGAAATAATTATAAATTCAAAAATAAAATTAATTGATTTAAAAAATAAAAAAGTTGTTGTTAATAACAAAGAAATTACTTTTGATAAATTAGTTATTGCAACTGGTGCTGATGCTATTAGTCCAAATATTAAAGGGCTAAATACTATTGAACATTTTAAATTAACTAAGTTTGAAGATGGACTAGCCTTAAGAAATATTGTTGAGAAAAAAAATATTAATAATATTTTAATAGTAGGATCTGGTTTTATCGGATTAGAACTTGCAGAAAATTTAAAAGACTTGAATAAAAATGTAACAATGGTTGAAATAGAAAAAGATATTTTAAGTAATTTATATGATGCAGAAATATCTGAATTAATCAAAACTACTCTTGAAAAAAATAAAATTAATTTAATGTTAAATAGTTTTGTTAATAATTTTTATAAAAAAGAAAACAAAGTTATAGCTAACATAAGTGATAAAGAATATGAATTTGATTTAGTTATTACTGCAACAGGTTTTAAACCTAATACTGAATTATTATTAAATACTGGATTAAATTTTTATAAGAATAATGCAATTATTGTTGATGAGTTTGGAAAAACAAACATAGAAGATGTTTATGCTGGAGGAGATTGTTGTGCAATCATGAATAAAATTACAAATCAATTTTGTTATTCTCCATTAGCGACAGTTGCATCAAAACAAGCAAAAGTTATTGCAAATAATATTTGTAAAATAGAATCAAGATTCAACGGAACAATTCAAAGTTCAATTATAAGATTATTTGACAAAGCAATAGCAAGATGTGGTTTAACAGTAAGAGAAGCAAATGATTTAAATATTAAAACAAAAGTTTCTTACATAAAGGATAAAGACCATACACATTATTTAAAAGGACAAAGTGATGTACATTTAAAATTAATTATGAATGAAGATACACATGAATTAATTGGTGCACAAATGTTTTCGCATAAAGATTCAATATTAAGATTTTATAGTTTAGCAACAATGGTTTGAAGTAAAATTAAAGTTAATGAAGCACTAGAACAAATTGACCTTCCATATTCTCCACCATTCGCAAAATCATTTGATATTATTCATATCGCAATATCAAAATTTATATAA